A stretch of Brassica rapa cultivar Chiifu-401-42 chromosome A08, CAAS_Brap_v3.01, whole genome shotgun sequence DNA encodes these proteins:
- the LOC103835395 gene encoding probable beta-1,4-xylosyltransferase IRX10 yields the protein MIRSSLSVILLFLFLSASSAEHNARTERISGSAGDVLEDNPVGRLKVYVYDLPSKYNKKLLQKDPRCLTHMFAAEIFMHRFLLSSPVRTRNPDEADWFYTPIYPTCDLTPTGLPLPFKSPRMMRSAIQLISSNWPYWNRTEGADHFFVVPHDFGACFHYQEEKAIKRGILPLLERATLVQTFGQRNHVCLDQGSITIPPFAPPQKMQAHYIPPDIPRSIFVYFRGLFYDVNNDPEGGYYARGARAAVWENFKNNPLFDISTDHPTTYYEDMQRSIFCLCPLGWAPWSPRLVEAVVFGCIPVIIADDIVLPFADAIPWEEIGVFVAEKDVPKLDTILTSIPTEVILRKQRLLANPSMKQAMLFPQPAQPGDAFHQILNGLARKLPHDRSIYLREGEKVLNWTAGPVGDLKPW from the exons ATGATCCGTTCTTCTCTCTCCGtaattcttctctttctcttcttgtcTGCTTCTTCCGCTGAGCATAATGCTCGAACGGAGCGAATCTCAG GAAGTGCTGGTGATGTATTGGAGGATAATCCAGTTGGGAGGCTTAAGGTTTATGTATACGACCTCCCAAGCAAGTACAACAAAAAGTTACTTCAAAAAGACCCTCGTTGTCTTACGCACATGTTTGCTGCCGAGATTTTCATGCACAGGTTCCTCTTATCTAGTCCTGTCCGAACGCGTAACCCCGATGAAGCTGATTGGTTCTACACTCCCATTTACCCCACTTGCGATCTCACTCCTACCGGCTTGCCATTGCCATTTAAATCTCCGCGTATGATGAGAAGCGCCATACAACTAATCTCATCGAATTGGCCTTATTGGAATCGGACAGAAGGTGCTGATCAC TTCTTTGTCGTGCCACATGACTTTGGTGCCTGCTTCCATTATCAG GAGGAAAAGGCCATTAAAAGAGGGATTCTTCCACTACTCGAACGTGCCACTTTGGTTCAGACATTTGGTCAGAGGAACCATGTGTGTTTGGACCAAGGCTCAATCACTATTCCACCTTTTGCACCACCACAGAAGATGCAAGCCCATTATATTCCTCCAGACATCCCACGCTCTATCTTTGTCTACTTCCGCGGTCTGTTCTACGACGTCAACAACGATCCAGAAGGTGGCTATTACGCAAG AGGCGCAAGAGCAGCTGTGTGGGAGAACTTCAAGAACAACCCTCTATTCGACATCTCAACAGACCACCCGACAACATACTACGAAGACATGCAAAGATCCATCTTCTGTCTATGTCCTCTAGGATGGGCTCCATGGAGCCCGAGGCTAGTTGAAGCGGTTGTGTTTGGGTGCATTCCAGTTATCATAGCTGACGACATAGTACTGCCTTTCGCAGACGCTATCCCCTGGGAAGAGATAGGAGTCTTTGTTGCGGAAAAAGACGTTCCTAAACTAGACACGATCCTTACCTCAATACCAACGGAAGTGATCCTCAGGAAACAGAGACTTCTGGCGAATCCTTCGATGAAACAAGCCATGCTGTTTCCTCAACCGGCTCAACCGGGGGACGCGTTCCATCAGATACTTAACGGGTTAGCGAGGAAGTTACCTCACGACAGAAGCATATACTTGAGGGAAGGTGAGAAGGTTCTGAACTGGACCGCTGGTCCTGTTGGTGACCTTAAACCTTGGTAA
- the LOC103835397 gene encoding uncharacterized protein LOC103835397, translated as MGAFWGTRVMEIVKKHDSGGLIWKRIKLTSTRKANAKTRLRRVWQNEAVLKACGTSDASVSPGVSSNTETCTSAVKN; from the exons ATGGGAGCGTTTTGGGGAACTCGGGTGATGGAAATAGTGAAGAAGCACGATTCAGGTGGTCTCATTTGGAAGAGAATCAAGCTTACCTCTACTCGTAAAGCCAATGCCAAAACTCGCCTCCGTCGCGTTTGGCag AATGAGGCTGTTCTAAAGGCGTGCGGTACGTCAGATGCATCAGTTTCTCCGGGAGTTAGCAGCAACACAGAAACTTGTACCAGTGCTGTGAAAAATTga